In the genome of Palaemon carinicauda isolate YSFRI2023 chromosome 15, ASM3689809v2, whole genome shotgun sequence, one region contains:
- the LOC137654037 gene encoding uncharacterized protein: MRAIHLEVASNLTSDSFITAFRRFLARRGQVKMVRCNCGTNIVGSRKVLDSSYEFLAGNKVPNGLLQCGVEFIFNPPGASHFGGAWERLISTVRRVLDIVLGTQQLDYEGLCTLFCEVEVTVNSRPLTVVTSDSRDPVPLTPNKLLNMGNSPVGCDIAIGFHSKQRWKQAQHMDEQFWARWKREYLLGLQQRQKLFKERQNVRVGDVVLMVKENEARCYWLLAKVVQTEVGKDSLVRKVTVRREGKEYDRPLLKLVLILEEETDLVGITQQLVLNPLVLKRFQRGGCKRREISRREISLFPVQLQMTVRGKSKTCN, from the coding sequence atgagggccatacacttggaggtAGCCTCAAATCTCACATCAGACTCGTTCATTACtgccttcaggaggtttttggctCGTCGTGGTCAGGTCAAGATGGTTAGATGCAACTGCGGCACTAATATTGTGGGATCGCGGAAAGTTCTCGACTCCAGTTACGAGTTCTTGGCAGGAAACAAGGTGCCCAATGGGTTGCTCCAATGTGGGGTGGAATTTATTTTCAATCCTCCCGGCgcctcacattttggaggagcatgggaACGGTTGATAAGTACCGTGAGGAGAGTCCTAGATATAGTTTTGGGGACACAGCAATTGGATTATGAAGGGCTATGCACactcttttgtgaagtggaggTAACGGTTAACAGTAGGCCCTTAACTGTCGTCACCTCAGACAGTAGAGACCCGGTTCCACTCacaccgaacaagcttttaaacatgggaAATTCACCTGTAGGCTGCGACATTGCAATAGGTTTCCACTCTAAGCAGAGATGGAAGCAGGCGCAGCATATGGACGAGCAGTTCTGGGCCCGTTGGAAACGTGAATACCTGTTAGGGTTACAACAGCGACAGAAATTGTTCAAAGAGCGACAAAACGTCAGGGTAGGAGACGTAGTCCTTATGGTCAAGGAGAATGAAGCACGCTGCTATTGGCTATTGGCTAAAGTAGTGCAGACTGAAGTAGGGAAAGATAGTTTGGTGAGGAAggtgactgtcaggagagagggcaaggaatatGACAGACCGCTGTTGAagcttgttttaattttggaggaGGAGACGGATCTAGTGGGCATTACTCAACAATTGGTGTTGAACCCCCTTGTGCTCAAGAGGTTTCAAAGGGGCgggtgtaaacgcagggaaatttcacgcagggaaatttcacttttccctgTGCAACTTCAAATGactgttcgtggtaaatccaaaacttgtaattaa
- the LOC137654038 gene encoding uncharacterized protein yields the protein MSSVPREWYSRSTSELIDGSESHKSKALGVQQYLATDELGVRAELVLVPRTKRDLLSAIASIYDLLSILPPVLIEGRVIMQDLCRLKIAWDMKFDSDTTDRIKVWAKKLSQTSGISVPRSLKVIPLKSATLVQLHLFSDASIMALGVVAYLRVSDPWGNVSCRFIMGKARVALLKHVSVPRLELSAAVLAIRLGSTIPTMIDFRVDGVYYWTDSTTVLRYIRNDQARCQTFVVNRVSMIREDSDQKEWRYVNSEWNPADDATRSKQSERWRKWPEFLLKEECFWPTEPAQMSDGVEGLEVKREIRPTGTRGYQIISYRIGLDIKQTGLYKIIHHYSKWIKILRALGWLLLFARYIIYKHRLLLRELYMHLSTEIISLAETVVVQVTQRVDYKIEIESLEKGGTIWVSKKVETNPEKWASVHWR from the coding sequence ATGTCATCCGTCCcgagggagtggtacagtaggagcacctcagagcttatagaTGGTTCAGAGTCACATAAGTCAAAGGCTTTGGGAGTACAGCAGTacttggccactgatgaattgggtgtccgAGCAGAGCTAGTGTTAGTTCCAAGGACTAAGCGTGACTTGTTGTCAGCTATAGCCTCGATTTACGATCTGCTCAGTATATTGCcgccagttttaatcgagggtagggtcatcatgcaggacctctgccgattaaagatagcCTGGGACATGAAATTTGACTCTGACACTACGGACCGCATCAAGGTGTGGGCAAAGAAGCTGAGCCAGACCAGCGGGATAAGTGTGCCaagaagcctgaaggttattccattgaaatcagccaccctagtacagttgcatttgttctcagatgcaagcaTCATGGCTTTAGGAGTAGTGGCATACCTGCGGGTCTCGGATCCGTGGGGAAATGTATCTTGTAGATTCATaatgggaaaggcaagggtagcacTATTGAAGCATGTTTCAGTGCCCCGCCTAGAGCTTAGTGCAGCTGTACTGGCCATAAGACTCGGAAGCACTATTCCgaccatgatagatttcagggtagatggggtctattattggaccgACTCAACAACCGTCTTGCGATATATTAGGAATGATCAAGCCAGATGCCAGACATTTGTGGTAAATCGTGTTTCTATGATAAGGGAGGAcagtgatcagaaagagtggaggtatgttaactctgagtggaacccagcagacgatgcaacacgttccaagcagtcCGAAAGGTGGAGAAAATGGCCGGAGTTTCTGTTAAAGGAGGAGTGTTTCTGGCCAACTgagccagctcaaatgtcagatggtgtggaaggattagaagttaagcgtgagataagaccaacaggaactagaggctaccaaaTAATTAGTTACAGGATTGGGTTGGATATCAAGCAAACAGGTTtgtataaaatcatccaccactattccAAGTGGATCAAGATCCTTAGAgctttgggttggttgttgctatttgctaggtacattatttataaacatagGCTGCTGCTCCGCGAGCTATACATGCATTTGTCCACCGAAATTATTAGCTTGGCAGAGACTGTAgtagtgcaggtaacacagcgtgttgattacaagatagagatagagagccttgagaagggagGTACTATTTGGGTTTctaagaaggttgaaaccaatcctgagaaatgggcttctgtgcattggaggtag
- the LOC137654039 gene encoding uncharacterized protein, whose amino-acid sequence MHLNTKAPEIRLGGCCSSVGNDQGDLSNKEIMQALISCSLKSLMPKLDIAKFDGDHTKYFRFIRSFDDVFSSQLTNDKERLRYLDSYTTGRPNEIVAACLNLEASEGYRQARKLLEERYGNFEQIATAFVDKIIKWKEMRENDAEEHDKYRWHLKPAEMQFRASLMASPNYKIQKQ is encoded by the coding sequence ATGCATTTGAATACAAAAGCACCCGAGATTAGGTTAGGTGGATGCTGTAGCTCGGTCGGGAATGACCAAGGGGACTTGAGCAATAAGGAAATCATGCAGGCATTAATCTCTTGCAGCCTTAAAAGCTTGATGCCCAAGCTGGATATAGCTAAGTTTGATGGGGATCATACAAAGTATTTTAGGTTCATTCGCTCATTTGATGATgtctttagtagccagttgacgaatgataaggaaaggctgaggtatctggattCATACACGACAGGCAGGCCAAATGAGATAGTGGCAGCTTGCCTCAacttagaagcttcagagggctataggcaggcaaggaagttgctggaggagcgATATGGTAACTTTGAACAAATAGCCACCGCATTTGTGGATaagatcattaaatggaaagaAATGAGGGAAAACGACGCGGAAGAGCATGACAAGTATCGGTGGCACTTAAAACCTGCAGAAATGCAATTTCGTGCGTCCCTTATGGCATCGCCGAactacaaaatccaaaaacaatga